TGTACCTATTAGCTGTTCATGGGTAGACCCTGAAATCTCAAGCATTGCATTGTTTATGTATTCGATCTTCCCTGTTTCATCTATTACGTAGATGCCAAAAGGTGCGTTATCGGTAATATCTCGGGTTGTCTTGTATGCCTTTTTGAGGTTCTCTTCCATGACGGTTCTCTCTGTGATATCTTCGCAGGTCGCTAAGATTTCACCTGTTTCAAGTTTCACGGGCATAAATTTGGCTATTTTTTTCGTACCGTCCTTACAGGTTGTAGTAAAAACCTTTGGAAATTGTTCCCCTAATTGAGCACTCTCAACAGTATGAACCCATTCACCAATTACGGTCTTTCTATATTCTTGATCAGGATATGCCTTTCTGAACCATGTTCTTCCATCTGGTATCTCGCTTATATCGTATCCAAAAAGTGTTTTATGTTTTTGGTTGATGTATTTTATTGTACCGTTTTTGTCCATAAGTGCAAGCCCGAAGGGGGCACTTTCGGCAAGGATTTCAAACCGTTCCCTCTCTATCCGGAGTGTCTGTTCAATCTCTCTCCTCTCGGTGACATCACGGATTGTCTCGATTGCACCAACGACATTTCCCTCGGGGTCATAGAGGGGTTTCGCCTTTGCCCAGAGATACGCACCATTTTTCCCGAATGTAGAAATGAAGAGTTCTGTGTAAAGGATGTCTTTATCCCTTTTCACAAGGGGATACCTCTTTTCAATTGTTTCGTCCTCTGGCGAGAGGACGAGATCGACGAGAATCGGTCTTCGTGTTCCGTAGAAGGGTATACCGTATTCGTACTTGCCTTTCCCCACCATGTCTTTCGCCATCACACCTGTCATTTCTTCTATCGCTTTATTCCACGCAATGACCGTGCCTTGCTTGTTGATGACGAATGTTGCATCGGGGAGGTAATCGATAATGTCAGTCATGCGTTTTTCGGATTGCTGTAAGGCCTCAATCGCCCTCGTCCTTTCGGTAATATCCTCAAAGGCGACTATTGTTCCAACTGTCTCGAGTGTTACAGGAATGAAATTTATCACCTTCTTTGAACCGTCTTTGCACGTGACTGTGAAGACCACCGGCCCTTGTTCTCCTAATTTTGCTTTTTCAAGAACACTCTTCCACCTTGCAATGACAGTATGCCTGTACTCTGTGTCGGGATATGCCTTTCTAAACCACGTTCTCCCATCGGGGATATCATTCAGGTCATAACCGAATATCTCTGTAAATTTTGGATTTACATAGGTATATTGGCCGTTATTGTCAATCATTGCAATGCCGAAAGGGGCGTTTTCTGAGAGCATCATAAATCTTGTTTTCTCGTTATCGAGTGACTCTTCGGCGACCCTCCGTTCTTCTTCAATACCTATAGCAGATGCGAGGATTTCCATGATGCTCCTGTCAAATTTACCAGGAACAAAATCTCTCTGATATACCACACAGAGAGAACCTATTGGTGTATTCCCTATTTTGACTGCTTTCCCCATGTAGGTTTTTAAATTGTAAAGGGCTACATTAGGGTCGGTTTTGAAATATTTAGAGTGTGGAAGGTCCCGGACAATGAATATATCATCCCCGCCACGCTGTATCACATCATAGCATATATGTCCATCAGCTTTATCTGCTGGATTATGATCAGGTGGAACATTCCATTGCCCAATGGAACAGAGTAAACCCCCGTCAAGGCGGTTGTATAGTGCACAGACAGCGCCTAAGACTTCCCCGCACAATTGAGTGATGTTATTAACATTTTCAGATGCATTTGTGGTAAAACTTAAAAAGCACCTGTTGACCTTCATCAATTGCTCTTCAATTCGTTTTAATTCCGTGATGTCTATGGAAATCCCCACTAACCCGGCGGTTGTACCATCAGGTTTTGTAAATGTTGATTTATAATCGATATACGTCCGCGTGATTCCGTTAGCAAGTGTGGTACATGATTCATAAATTTTCTTGCCCGGGTTTTTCACTAATTCAATATCTATATTGTGGTGGACTGATGCCTGTTCCCGATCTGGCATGAGATTAATGACCGATTTCCCTACGATTTCCTCTCTTTTCATGCTGTATAGTTCCTCAAAAGCCTTATTACAGCCGAGATATACCCCCTTGGTGTCCTTATAGAAGACAGGGCTTGGTACATTGTCGATCATTATCTTCAATAGCTGGAGCTCTTCCTTGAGTCCATCTACCATTCCTTTTAGTGTGGTTTCTGAATTTTT
This portion of the Pseudomonadota bacterium genome encodes:
- a CDS encoding PAS domain S-box protein, translating into MGNKNKTKEQLLRELTELLKTNAELKNSETTLKGMVDGLKEELQLLKIMIDNVPSPVFYKDTKGVYLGCNKAFEELYSMKREEIVGKSVINLMPDREQASVHHNIDIELVKNPGKKIYESCTTLANGITRTYIDYKSTFTKPDGTTAGLVGISIDITELKRIEEQLMKVNRCFLSFTTNASENVNNITQLCGEVLGAVCALYNRLDGGLLCSIGQWNVPPDHNPADKADGHICYDVIQRGGDDIFIVRDLPHSKYFKTDPNVALYNLKTYMGKAVKIGNTPIGSLCVVYQRDFVPGKFDRSIMEILASAIGIEEERRVAEESLDNEKTRFMMLSENAPFGIAMIDNNGQYTYVNPKFTEIFGYDLNDIPDGRTWFRKAYPDTEYRHTVIARWKSVLEKAKLGEQGPVVFTVTCKDGSKKVINFIPVTLETVGTIVAFEDITERTRAIEALQQSEKRMTDIIDYLPDATFVINKQGTVIAWNKAIEEMTGVMAKDMVGKGKYEYGIPFYGTRRPILVDLVLSPEDETIEKRYPLVKRDKDILYTELFISTFGKNGAYLWAKAKPLYDPEGNVVGAIETIRDVTERREIEQTLRIERERFEILAESAPFGLALMDKNGTIKYINQKHKTLFGYDISEIPDGRTWFRKAYPDQEYRKTVIGEWVHTVESAQLGEQFPKVFTTTCKDGTKKIAKFMPVKLETGEILATCEDITERTVMEENLKKAYKTTRDITDNAPFGIYVIDETGKIEYINNAMLEISGSTHEQLIGTNLLNLPTYREIGLSERFQRGLKGESFTVESVRYISYYGKKETVRNFIGIPLEQEGVRKLLVIVEDITKQKRLEEELKGLSLKDELTGLYNRRGFFTLAEQHLKIADRVQKKVVLLFSDLDNMKWINDNLGHTEGDNALIDASSILKETFRESDIIARIGGDEFVVFALETQSDKEEYILNRLEHNINRYNEQARRKFKVSMSTGISHYDPDAPCSVDELLSEADKLMYEMKRIKQKT